The Leptolyngbya sp. 'hensonii' region GAAGTGGGTACTTGATGCCGATATTTCAGGATGCTTTGACCACATCGACCATGACTTCCTGTTACAACAAGTCGGGAACTTCCCGGCCCGAGGGTTAATTGCCCAATGGTTGAAAGCAGGATACGTGGAAAATGGAGTCTTGCATTCGACAGCGGCAGGCACCCCTCAAGGTGGGGTTATCTCACCCCTGTTGGCAAATATAGCGCTGCATGGAATGGAATCTGCTCTCGGCATCACTCGATATGCTGATGGCACGATTAAAAAGGATGTTAGCAAACGGATTGTGCGATACGCTGATGACTTTGTTGTCCTGTGTGACAGCCAAGCTGAGGCCGAACAAGCCCAAGTCAACCTTCAACAATTCCTGAGTTTAAGGGGGTTGAAACTATCTGAGGAAAAAACGCGGATAGTTCACCTATCAGAAGGATTCGACTTTCTGGGATTTAATATTCGCCACTATCCCAGTCGCACCGCTCGTACGGGATGGAAGCTCCTGATCAAGCCTGCCCAAAAGAGTGTGTCAACCTTTCGCGAGAAACTGCGGCAGACCTTTAAGCGGCTTCAGGGCAGCAACGCGATGAGTCTGATAAAAGTGCTCAACCCGATGATTCGCGGTTGGGCCAACTACTACAGAGGAGTTGCCAGCTCGAAAACTTTCAGCAAGCTGGGTTACTACATCTTCTGGAAACTCAGACGCTGGATTAGCAAAACCCATCCCAACAAGTCCTATGGCTGGCGTGACCATCGCTATTGGGGTGAGCACCCTGCTTATCCTGGTAGTCGATGGTGCTTTGTTGATAAGGACACAGGCATGGTATTTTACCGCATTGGCTCTACCCGCATTCAACGGCATGTGTTGATTCAAGGCGATGCTAGCCCTGATAATCCTGACCTTCGGGATTATTTTGAGCAACGCAATCAGCGTTCAAGGCAAATCGGTGATTATCCTAAAGCAGCGCAACAGGTCATCCAGTTGCAGCAAGCCCTGTGCCCCAATTGTGGACAATCTCTTTTCAACCAAGAGGAGGTTCATATCCATCACCAAGTGCCACGCCGTCAAGGGGGGACAAATCATGCTTCTAATTTAATGGCTGTCCATATGGTCTGCCATTTACAATTGCATCGGTAAGCGTAGAGATTGCTTGAGCCGTGTACAGTGAAAGTTGTAAGCACGGTTCTGAGGGGAGGGAGGGGGCTATATCTGAAACCCCTTCCTTTACCCGACCGCTTCAGTCCTCGGTTAGGGCAGTGCTTGGAAATCTCTAGTAGGGCACATGACATTTTATCCCGCAGCCTCGACTCCCATTTCGGGAAAGATGTGTATAATCTGCGTTTAGGCGTTCTGCTTACTAAATTTCAGTCGGAATCGAAATATTGGCAGAGCGGCTGTACTATATATAAGTGTATTTATTAGCCTAAGCTAAGACCTAGCGAGGCTTTGTTGAGGAGAGAATTATTGATGTCTAGCTTGAGTCAAACCAGCCAAAAAAAGCAACGTGCCCCTATGAATCGTACTCTCACGCTGGATGAGCAGGATAAAGCTAGATTAACTCTTCGTATCCTTAAAAAATTACCTTCGACCCCTTTCTCTGAACCACCCACAGGTACTATCCAAGGTAATTGCCTCGAAGTAGCTAAACTCCTACCAGAAGGGTTTGTGGATCTTCTGGTTCTCGACCCGCCCTATAACCTCAATAAAAGCTTTAATGGGCGTAAATTCTCAAGGCGTACAGTTGATGAGTACGCAATTTGGTTAGACGAGGTTGTTAGCACATTAAAACCTCTCTTAAAGAAAACAGCTTCTATTTATATTTGTGGCGATTGGCTGTCCTCTGCTTCAATATTCACAGTTGCATCATCACATTTTGTGGTACAAAACCGGATAACTTGGGAACGTGAAAAAGGTCGAGGAGCCAAATCTAACTGGAAGAACTCCAGTGAAGACATTTGGTTTTGCACTATGTCAGAAGATTACACTTTTAATGTTGATAATGTAAAGCTTCGGAGGAAGGTTATCGCACCTTATAGAAAGGATGACGGAACACCTAAAGATTGGGAATCTACAAAGGAGGGGAATTTCCGGGATACTCATCCTTCTAACATTTGGACTGACATCACTATTCCATTCTGGTCAATGCCAGAAAACACAGATCATCCTACTCAGAAAAGTGAAAAATTAATTGCAAAGCTTGTATTGGCAAGTACTAACTCTAACGACTTTGTTCTAGATCCATTTCTTGGAAGCGGCACTACTTCTGTAGTTGCAAAGAAGCTTGGTAGGAAATATTTAGGCATTGAGTTAGACGAAGAGTATAGTTTGCTTGCTGAAAAGAGACTAGAGATTGCAGAATTAGAACCTGAAATTCAAGGTTTCTCTGACGGGGTATTTTGGGAGCGTAATACGCTCGCTATTCAGCAAAAGGGGGTATTTAGTAATGCCAAGCCCAGTAGAGAACAATTACCTCTCCTCAATTTCTGATTTAATTCAGTTTCTTGATGACTACACACAGAGGAATACTTTCTTTTCAAAGGAAGCTGTAGCAATTGCTGTCAAGAACCACTTTGCTTTATTAAGAAGCAGATCGGTCTATCACAACGATTACTTAGCAATTCGTTTCTCAGAAGCAAGTGGCTCTTCCTTTTCAAATACTATATTGGGGCTTTCAACACTAAGGAACTATGATGAGCGCCCTTTTTTTGTTTGTGTTATTAGGTCTAGAAGCATTGA contains the following coding sequences:
- the ltrA gene encoding group II intron reverse transcriptase/maturase, which translates into the protein MQASFANVTQRTTDWQSVNWRKAHRMVRNLRQRIFKATRQLEWKRVRNLQWLLLKSYSNMLIAVRRVTQINPGKRTAGIDKLLVKTGPAKAILVDALKQWIPWKPLAARRVYIPKSNGKHRPLGIPSIIDRCLQAMVKAALEPCWETQFEPISYGFRPGRSAQDAIARIYVSANPSGHKKWVLDADISGCFDHIDHDFLLQQVGNFPARGLIAQWLKAGYVENGVLHSTAAGTPQGGVISPLLANIALHGMESALGITRYADGTIKKDVSKRIVRYADDFVVLCDSQAEAEQAQVNLQQFLSLRGLKLSEEKTRIVHLSEGFDFLGFNIRHYPSRTARTGWKLLIKPAQKSVSTFREKLRQTFKRLQGSNAMSLIKVLNPMIRGWANYYRGVASSKTFSKLGYYIFWKLRRWISKTHPNKSYGWRDHRYWGEHPAYPGSRWCFVDKDTGMVFYRIGSTRIQRHVLIQGDASPDNPDLRDYFEQRNQRSRQIGDYPKAAQQVIQLQQALCPNCGQSLFNQEEVHIHHQVPRRQGGTNHASNLMAVHMVCHLQLHR
- a CDS encoding site-specific DNA-methyltransferase, translated to MSSLSQTSQKKQRAPMNRTLTLDEQDKARLTLRILKKLPSTPFSEPPTGTIQGNCLEVAKLLPEGFVDLLVLDPPYNLNKSFNGRKFSRRTVDEYAIWLDEVVSTLKPLLKKTASIYICGDWLSSASIFTVASSHFVVQNRITWEREKGRGAKSNWKNSSEDIWFCTMSEDYTFNVDNVKLRRKVIAPYRKDDGTPKDWESTKEGNFRDTHPSNIWTDITIPFWSMPENTDHPTQKSEKLIAKLVLASTNSNDFVLDPFLGSGTTSVVAKKLGRKYLGIELDEEYSLLAEKRLEIAELEPEIQGFSDGVFWERNTLAIQQKGVFSNAKPSREQLPLLNF